A window of the Dictyostelium discoideum AX4 chromosome 4 chromosome, whole genome shotgun sequence genome harbors these coding sequences:
- the rpb7 gene encoding DNA-directed RNA polymerase II subunit 7 gives MFFHLTLEKDLHMHPKHCGPNLFTIATQQLYSEVEGTCTGRYGFIITITSVDFLSKGKVLESSGYVVFNVKYKAIIFKPFKGEVLDAIVTKVTNLGFFAEAGPLSIFVSTQLIPSDMIFDAQSAVPCFVSEDGSSKISKDDEVRLQIKGTRVDATEIFAIGSIREDYLGVIG, from the exons atgttttttcat ttaACATTAGAAAAAGATTTACATATGCATCCAAAACATTGTGGaccaaatttatttacaattgcaACACAACAACTTTATAGTGAAGTAGAAGGTACATGTACAGGTAGATATGGTTTTATCATTACAATTACATCGGTTGATTTCTTATCTAAAGGAAAGGTATTAGAATCATCAGGTTATGTAGTTTTCAATGTTAAATATAAAGCAATCATTTTCAAACCGTTTAAAGGTGAGGTTTTAGATGCAATCGTTACAAAAGTAACAAAT cTTGGATTTTTTGCAGAAGCAGGTCCACTTTCAATTTTTGTATCAACTCAATTGATCCCATCTGATATGATATTCGATGCACAAAGTGCTGTACCATGTTTTGTTTCTGAAGATGGTTCATCAAAAATCAGtaaagatgatgaagttAGATTACAAATTAAAGGTACTCGTGTTGATGCTACCGAAATT tttgCAATTGGTTCAATCAGAGAAGATTATTTAGGTGTCATTGGTTAA